One segment of Clostridium ljungdahlii DSM 13528 DNA contains the following:
- a CDS encoding uroporphyrinogen decarboxylase family protein, with translation MKSNKELYNEHLERIKKNIAMQKTDRTPIMLHAGAFLLRYAGGKLCEFVTDNEAAEDKVVNSLKSIGDIDCVITPVRLPTTSGLAYLSASRVPGRELKDDAQWQIDEIGKMTEEDYDVIIDKGWNYFFKDFCEKNLKSSCDDMKYYGTIADKIAKKYTDAGCVILTTAVAGGPFTVFSGARTIPKLMRDMHRMPEKVEAAFDAFMVDKLNDLRKQIREKKPLAVFVGGGRGAGDFLSMKDFDRYMWKYMKQNIDVILEEGSNIYFHLDLDWSRFLDYFLDVPKGRAIFHPDSSTDIFKAKELLGGRMAFMGDVAPSLLSLGTPDEVYDYSKKLVDEFSSQGFFMAAGCCVPPNSKPENVKAMIAAAMGK, from the coding sequence ATGAAAAGTAATAAGGAATTATATAATGAACATTTGGAAAGGATCAAAAAGAACATTGCAATGCAAAAAACGGACAGAACACCTATTATGCTCCACGCAGGAGCATTTTTACTAAGATATGCAGGTGGAAAGCTGTGCGAATTTGTAACAGACAATGAGGCAGCAGAAGACAAAGTAGTGAATTCATTGAAGTCCATAGGGGATATAGATTGTGTCATTACTCCAGTTCGTTTGCCCACAACAAGCGGACTAGCTTACCTTTCAGCTTCAAGGGTACCTGGGCGTGAGCTTAAAGATGATGCACAGTGGCAAATAGATGAAATTGGTAAAATGACTGAAGAAGATTATGATGTCATTATTGATAAAGGTTGGAATTACTTTTTTAAAGACTTCTGCGAAAAAAACCTGAAAAGTTCATGTGATGATATGAAATATTATGGTACTATTGCCGATAAAATTGCAAAAAAATATACAGATGCAGGTTGTGTCATACTAACAACTGCAGTAGCAGGAGGGCCGTTTACTGTTTTTAGTGGAGCACGTACCATACCTAAATTGATGAGGGATATGCATAGAATGCCTGAGAAAGTTGAAGCGGCATTTGATGCATTTATGGTGGATAAGTTAAATGATTTAAGAAAACAAATACGTGAGAAAAAACCGCTTGCTGTATTTGTAGGCGGAGGCCGTGGAGCAGGAGATTTCTTATCTATGAAAGATTTTGACCGCTATATGTGGAAATACATGAAGCAGAATATAGATGTAATTCTTGAGGAAGGATCTAATATTTATTTTCATTTAGATTTGGATTGGAGCCGTTTTCTGGACTATTTCCTTGATGTTCCTAAGGGCAGGGCAATTTTCCATCCTGACAGTTCAACTGATATATTTAAGGCTAAAGAACTTCTTGGCGGACGTATGGCTTTTATGGGAGATGTTGCACCATCACTTCTATCACTAGGAACACCAGATGAAGTATACGATTACAGCAAAAAACTTGTAGATGAATTTTCATCACAGGGATTCTTTATGGCTGCAGGCTGCTGTGTACCTCCTAATTCAAAACCTGAAAACGTTAAAGCAATGATTGCAGCTGCAATGGGTAAGTAA
- a CDS encoding PucR family transcriptional regulator codes for MSVLMSEIVNNLLKYSPAFRVKHNSYVRCCKFLNNNDLPLDSKDIYLASISNLPRNISSNKIVNLLLLTNKDVPNYLKDNPMVNYIAINQDISKTKIFNELQDLFFHNEYKTNCAEKLFDALNKEKDVQQILNICAEILGNPVLLADSFLYLINYSGFDDSIDEPVWKNYITTGHIPLEYINQQNLNLTVQNSIAPDIMWNTSTLKHKQIIGRIRLNNTLIAYLKILEYNKKITKSDIMIIPTICNTLALAVEKSKYSFFIPESPIETLMIHLLKKDMISEISIEEIQNQFIANQYTTYYILSFYVKNDISDLTLKLYHMKGLINSIFHHYHTVIYNDHIVTLVTKKSPKEPIIDSYLHNAFIKLLSDNQVVAGVSRCFHNIMEIFKFHIQSIKAAKLGYKLNKKNNLYFYNDYAVYHLLEACSFKEKLEEFCDPSILKLINDDKENGTSYALSLYTYIQNNFDIQKTSYFMNVHYNTIKYRLQKIEDVLEIDLKDSNVVFHISLSFRILGFLGYFKL; via the coding sequence ATGTCAGTTCTGATGAGTGAAATTGTTAATAACTTATTGAAATACAGCCCTGCTTTTAGAGTTAAGCACAACTCCTATGTGAGATGCTGTAAGTTTCTCAATAACAATGATTTACCATTAGACTCAAAAGATATATATTTAGCAAGTATCTCTAATCTGCCCCGAAACATTTCTTCTAACAAAATTGTTAATTTACTACTTCTTACCAATAAAGATGTACCTAACTATTTGAAGGATAATCCTATGGTAAATTACATTGCAATTAATCAAGATATAAGCAAAACAAAAATCTTTAACGAACTCCAGGACTTATTTTTCCACAATGAATATAAAACAAATTGTGCTGAAAAACTGTTTGATGCTTTAAACAAGGAAAAAGATGTCCAACAAATTTTGAATATTTGTGCAGAAATTCTTGGAAATCCAGTGCTTTTAGCAGATTCATTCTTATATTTAATTAATTATTCAGGTTTTGATGATAGTATAGATGAGCCCGTATGGAAGAATTATATTACAACTGGACATATACCATTAGAATACATAAATCAGCAAAATTTAAACTTGACAGTACAGAACAGCATAGCTCCAGACATTATGTGGAATACTAGTACTTTAAAACACAAACAAATTATTGGAAGAATACGTTTAAATAACACTTTAATTGCTTATCTGAAAATATTAGAATATAACAAAAAAATCACGAAAAGTGATATAATGATTATCCCTACAATTTGTAACACTCTAGCACTAGCAGTAGAAAAAAGCAAATACAGTTTTTTTATACCTGAATCTCCTATTGAAACATTAATGATACATTTGTTAAAAAAAGATATGATTTCAGAAATTTCTATTGAAGAAATACAAAATCAATTCATAGCTAATCAGTATACTACTTACTACATTTTGAGTTTTTATGTAAAAAATGATATTTCCGATTTAACTTTAAAATTATACCATATGAAAGGATTAATCAACAGCATTTTTCACCACTACCACACAGTTATATATAATGATCATATAGTTACACTAGTTACTAAAAAAAGTCCTAAAGAACCGATAATAGATAGTTACCTACATAATGCTTTTATAAAATTATTATCAGATAATCAAGTTGTTGCAGGTGTAAGCCGATGTTTTCACAATATAATGGAAATTTTTAAATTTCATATACAGTCAATTAAAGCTGCCAAACTAGGATACAAATTAAATAAGAAAAATAACCTATATTTTTATAATGACTATGCCGTCTATCATTTGCTTGAAGCCTGCTCTTTTAAAGAAAAACTTGAGGAATTTTGTGATCCTTCTATTTTAAAATTGATTAATGATGATAAAGAGAATGGGACATCTTATGCCCTCAGTCTTTATACTTATATTCAAAATAACTTTGATATACAAAAAACATCGTATTTTATGAATGTACACTATAATACTATAAAATACCGTCTTCAAAAGATTGAGGATGTCTTAGAAATTGATTTAAAAGACAGCAATGTCGTATTTCATATTAGCCTTTCTTTTCGTATTTTAGGATTCCTAGGGTATTTTAAATTGTAA
- a CDS encoding radical SAM protein, with the protein MTIDKILNDAKSEKLLNKEEAIALLNVKNNSSDFYKIISLANEMTRSEFNNKAFIFAQIGLNAEPCPVNCKFCSMGKNHYTMESTWRKDINSILSETKAIVNEGINDLFLMTTADYPINDFLNIARNVRSILPDNIRLVANIGDFDYVTALKLKEVGFTGAYHIKRLREGIDTTIKPETRIETLNSIKKAGLELYYCVEPIGPEHSYEEIVDEMLRARDYNVGVMAAMRRIPVKGTPLYEKGQISSVELSKIAAVTRIVTRPHRAMNAHETIQMSLICGVNQLYAEAGANPRDSISNTEKSRGLSVKNIKKLFEDAEYEISRDY; encoded by the coding sequence ATGACTATAGATAAAATCCTTAATGATGCTAAAAGTGAAAAATTACTTAATAAAGAAGAGGCAATAGCATTGTTAAATGTAAAAAACAATTCCAGTGACTTTTATAAAATTATATCACTTGCAAACGAAATGACACGTTCTGAATTTAATAACAAGGCTTTTATATTTGCCCAAATAGGATTAAACGCAGAACCGTGTCCTGTAAACTGTAAATTTTGTTCCATGGGTAAAAACCATTATACTATGGAAAGTACATGGAGAAAGGATATAAACTCCATACTATCTGAAACTAAAGCTATTGTTAATGAAGGTATTAATGACTTATTCCTAATGACAACTGCTGACTATCCAATAAATGATTTCTTGAATATAGCAAGAAATGTAAGAAGCATTTTGCCAGATAATATAAGGCTGGTAGCTAATATTGGGGACTTTGACTACGTTACAGCACTTAAATTAAAAGAGGTGGGCTTTACTGGAGCATACCACATTAAACGTTTAAGGGAAGGAATAGATACAACTATTAAACCTGAAACTAGAATTGAAACTCTCAATTCAATAAAAAAAGCAGGATTGGAATTATACTATTGTGTAGAACCTATTGGCCCAGAGCACAGTTATGAGGAAATAGTTGATGAAATGTTGAGAGCTAGAGATTATAATGTAGGAGTTATGGCTGCAATGAGAAGAATACCGGTTAAAGGCACTCCTTTGTATGAAAAGGGTCAAATTTCATCGGTTGAGCTTTCTAAAATTGCGGCAGTTACAAGAATAGTTACACGACCTCATAGGGCTATGAATGCACATGAGACCATTCAGATGAGTTTAATTTGTGGAGTAAATCAGTTGTATGCTGAAGCAGGTGCTAATCCCCGAGATAGTATATCCAATACTGAAAAAAGCCGTGGATTATCGGTAAAAAATATAAAAAAATTATTTGAAGATGCAGAATATGAAATATCAAGAGATTATTAG
- a CDS encoding helix-turn-helix transcriptional regulator: protein MNNLKQCPCKGSNLDKMIQPAILAALVKEELHGYKIIQRIAQTAMFNGNKPDPTGVYRHLKTMESNGLIISSWDTNDSGPAKKIFKITEDGYQCLCTWVSTLEDYKNTIDTFLNEVKSVISNDKSAQ from the coding sequence ATGAACAATTTAAAGCAGTGTCCATGTAAAGGTAGCAATTTGGATAAAATGATTCAGCCTGCTATACTTGCAGCTCTTGTAAAAGAAGAATTACACGGTTATAAGATTATCCAGAGAATTGCACAAACAGCCATGTTCAATGGAAATAAACCTGACCCCACAGGAGTATATCGTCATTTAAAAACTATGGAAAGTAATGGACTCATTATATCAAGTTGGGATACAAATGATTCTGGTCCAGCTAAAAAAATTTTTAAAATTACTGAAGATGGTTATCAATGCTTATGTACCTGGGTTTCAACATTAGAAGACTATAAAAATACAATTGACACATTTCTTAATGAAGTAAAAAGTGTTATTAGTAATGACAAATCAGCCCAATAG
- a CDS encoding FAD-binding protein — translation MQIDKIIDTDILVVGGSGAGSMAAVTAARKGAKVLLAVKGKLGKSGNAIMAGAGFSMDGETAYYKYGLKEADPKNTKGKLFEQIVKQSFYLSDQNMVEQFVSDCDECCWELKQWIEKAGHKVVFFGEEGYISSGKAVGVGCRYGVSKAGGIDVIEDFIAVDILMEDKKAVGAVGIEVYTGKIIEIRSKSVILATGGYQPYSFKCTVSDMTGDGMAMAYRAGAKLADMEFLLYIPAVALSPSVYKGSIYPFLHSSMLMPIVKNGKGESILDNIPENLLKMAKESEMGKLIFTYYYGDQIARGKGTPNGGVYFDYSNVPFDIYEKALKKAEPLMNIWYRKGFYQGNNLDTFVENIRKGIPWEVGIGSEYSMGGIEVDENMYTGVPGLYAAGETTSGVFGAMRVADGLIEMLVQGYRAALSACKYIQNVNEPSMKNTNIDSIIKDIFSPLERKEGVSPIKIHRNIEKTADVGFNFRRNEEGLTKALDEILKIHKYDISAMSTKSKNRVYNYEWIESVQARNLLTCTEAGVRAALMRKESRGTHIRDDYEFVDNDNWLLRIMSSKGEDETMKLSTRKPKVTTMELPGGKNKNIPDYMLSMLK, via the coding sequence ATGCAAATAGATAAGATAATTGATACTGACATATTAGTTGTTGGAGGTTCTGGAGCAGGATCAATGGCAGCTGTAACAGCTGCGAGAAAAGGAGCAAAAGTACTACTTGCAGTAAAAGGGAAGCTTGGAAAAAGCGGAAATGCCATTATGGCAGGGGCAGGATTTTCTATGGATGGAGAAACAGCATATTATAAATATGGACTCAAGGAAGCAGATCCTAAAAATACAAAGGGAAAATTATTTGAACAAATTGTAAAACAGTCTTTTTATTTAAGTGATCAAAATATGGTTGAGCAGTTTGTAAGTGATTGTGATGAGTGCTGCTGGGAACTTAAACAGTGGATTGAAAAAGCAGGACACAAGGTTGTATTTTTTGGAGAAGAAGGATATATAAGCTCGGGTAAAGCTGTGGGAGTTGGCTGCCGATATGGAGTTTCAAAAGCAGGTGGTATTGATGTTATAGAAGATTTTATAGCAGTGGATATTTTAATGGAAGATAAAAAAGCTGTAGGTGCAGTGGGCATAGAAGTATATACAGGAAAAATTATTGAAATCAGATCAAAGTCAGTTATTTTAGCTACTGGCGGATATCAGCCTTATTCCTTTAAATGTACTGTTTCCGATATGACTGGCGATGGAATGGCTATGGCATACCGTGCAGGAGCCAAGCTTGCAGATATGGAATTTTTATTATATATACCAGCAGTTGCCCTTTCACCATCAGTATATAAAGGTTCAATTTATCCCTTCTTACACTCCAGTATGTTAATGCCTATTGTTAAAAATGGTAAGGGAGAATCAATTTTAGATAATATACCTGAAAATTTACTTAAAATGGCCAAGGAAAGTGAAATGGGAAAGCTTATATTTACGTATTATTATGGAGATCAAATTGCAAGAGGAAAAGGAACTCCAAATGGAGGAGTATATTTTGATTATTCCAATGTACCTTTTGATATTTATGAAAAAGCTTTAAAAAAAGCTGAACCATTAATGAACATATGGTATAGAAAAGGATTCTATCAAGGAAACAACTTGGATACTTTTGTTGAAAATATTAGAAAGGGCATTCCATGGGAAGTAGGTATTGGCAGTGAATACAGCATGGGCGGCATTGAAGTAGACGAAAATATGTACACTGGAGTACCAGGACTTTATGCAGCTGGTGAGACTACAAGTGGTGTATTTGGAGCTATGAGGGTTGCAGATGGACTTATTGAAATGCTTGTACAGGGTTATAGAGCAGCATTGTCCGCTTGCAAATATATACAAAATGTAAATGAGCCAAGTATGAAAAATACCAATATTGATAGTATAATTAAAGATATTTTTTCACCTCTTGAAAGAAAAGAAGGAGTTAGTCCTATAAAAATACACAGAAATATAGAAAAAACGGCTGATGTTGGATTCAACTTTAGAAGAAATGAAGAGGGACTTACAAAAGCTTTAGATGAAATTTTAAAAATACACAAATATGACATAAGCGCAATGAGTACTAAAAGTAAAAATAGAGTTTATAACTATGAATGGATAGAATCAGTACAGGCTCGAAATCTTTTAACTTGTACAGAAGCAGGTGTAAGAGCTGCCCTTATGAGAAAGGAAAGTAGGGGTACACACATACGTGATGATTATGAATTTGTAGATAATGATAACTGGCTTTTAAGGATTATGAGTTCGAAAGGTGAAGACGAAACCATGAAATTATCAACCAGAAAGCCTAAAGTAACAACAATGGAACTTCCAGGTGGTAAAAATAAGAATATTCCTGATTATATGCTTTCAATGTTAAAGTAA
- a CDS encoding L-2-amino-thiazoline-4-carboxylic acid hydrolase — MSNLKSSEEPAVKFAKLMAELYYFMAQEMVERMGEENGKDAISSAVKKFGKARVDAMKIEAKEKGLDLSNPRTYAAVRDMPSNGWKYSDNDQSKITYCPMGDVWSQYGKAGMDLGHLYCEIDHILFEAFGMKLERPYCIAKGDKICKFNLKML; from the coding sequence ATGAGTAATTTAAAAAGTAGTGAGGAACCAGCAGTTAAATTTGCAAAGCTTATGGCTGAACTATACTATTTTATGGCACAGGAAATGGTTGAAAGAATGGGAGAAGAAAACGGAAAGGATGCAATTTCATCTGCAGTTAAGAAGTTTGGTAAGGCAAGGGTAGATGCGATGAAAATTGAAGCAAAAGAAAAAGGTTTGGATTTAAGCAATCCCAGAACCTATGCTGCTGTTAGAGACATGCCTTCAAATGGCTGGAAATATTCAGATAATGATCAATCAAAAATTACTTATTGCCCTATGGGAGATGTATGGTCACAATATGGGAAAGCTGGTATGGATCTAGGACATCTATATTGTGAAATAGATCATATTTTATTTGAGGCTTTTGGTATGAAGCTGGAAAGACCCTATTGTATTGCAAAAGGTGATAAAATTTGTAAGTTTAATTTAAAAATGTTATAA
- a CDS encoding 2Fe-2S iron-sulfur cluster-binding protein: MKVKVYRFEPTVEEGEHYDCFDVPVIFEEKWTVMNVLDYIQEHCDSSLSYYKHSACGHGICGRCTLMVDGTPSLACTHVIEKGDEIVLEPLKGRKKVKDLVTISMNLT, encoded by the coding sequence ATGAAAGTAAAAGTATATCGATTTGAACCAACAGTAGAAGAAGGTGAACATTATGACTGTTTTGATGTTCCAGTAATTTTTGAAGAAAAGTGGACTGTAATGAATGTTCTCGATTATATCCAGGAACATTGTGACAGCAGTTTGAGCTATTACAAACACAGTGCCTGTGGCCATGGAATTTGTGGAAGATGCACTCTTATGGTTGATGGTACTCCTTCTCTTGCATGCACACATGTAATAGAGAAGGGCGATGAAATTGTCCTTGAGCCTTTAAAAGGAAGAAAAAAAGTAAAAGATTTGGTTACTATATCAATGAATCTTACTTAG
- a CDS encoding MarR family winged helix-turn-helix transcriptional regulator, translating into MIKDEDIKIVDKAIHELVYKMINSKFLNDYSDKTKKMSMLDFRVLRVVSENPGKQIKDLLNILQVPNSTLTSVINRLEKRGIVKRVISPEDRRSFNLEITDEGKVIQEEHMKFDYEIAKKYLEATENDQEKEFLIKFLRRLAKSL; encoded by the coding sequence ATGATAAAAGATGAGGATATTAAAATTGTTGATAAAGCTATACATGAACTCGTATATAAAATGATTAACAGCAAATTTTTAAATGATTATTCAGATAAAACAAAAAAAATGTCTATGCTTGATTTTAGAGTTCTAAGAGTAGTATCAGAAAACCCAGGAAAACAGATAAAGGATTTACTTAATATATTGCAAGTTCCTAATAGTACACTTACAAGCGTTATAAATCGTCTTGAAAAGCGTGGAATTGTAAAGAGAGTTATAAGTCCAGAGGATAGACGCTCATTTAATCTTGAAATTACTGATGAAGGCAAAGTTATTCAAGAAGAACATATGAAGTTTGATTATGAAATTGCTAAAAAATATTTGGAAGCAACAGAAAATGATCAGGAAAAAGAATTTCTTATTAAATTTTTAAGGAGATTAGCAAAGTCTTTATAA
- a CDS encoding YdcF family protein produces MKNLKNHKGIGYFLVAFGIINILYFISCFIVFSRFVNFSEFFVMLGIACVILGIYKIRFHENNFNEVVKKFLTVLKVFISIIVISFIFVEGCILVSANESHNKKPDYITILGGGISGRNMLLVQLQRTQEALKYIKQNPGIKVIASGGQGRGEDISEAEAMRIYLVQHGVKNEDIIKEEKSKNTLENMKYTREILKKIDGRENIQLAVVTSNFHVFRAKFLAKRYGFQVEGVPAPVNYLLLPNYCVREYFGVVKSFIFDR; encoded by the coding sequence GTGAAAAATTTAAAAAATCACAAGGGTATAGGATACTTTCTAGTTGCCTTTGGAATAATCAACATATTATATTTTATTAGTTGCTTTATAGTATTTAGCAGGTTTGTGAATTTTTCAGAATTTTTTGTTATGTTAGGAATTGCTTGCGTGATCTTAGGAATTTATAAAATAAGGTTTCATGAAAATAATTTTAATGAAGTGGTGAAAAAATTTTTGACAGTTTTAAAAGTTTTTATATCCATAATTGTTATTTCATTTATTTTTGTTGAAGGATGTATTTTGGTAAGTGCTAATGAAAGTCATAATAAGAAGCCTGATTATATTACGATTTTAGGTGGGGGAATTAGCGGAAGAAATATGCTTCTAGTTCAACTTCAGAGGACTCAAGAAGCACTTAAATATATAAAACAAAATCCAGGTATAAAAGTTATTGCTTCAGGGGGACAGGGACGTGGAGAAGATATATCGGAAGCAGAAGCTATGAGGATATACCTTGTTCAGCATGGAGTAAAGAATGAAGATATAATAAAGGAAGAAAAATCTAAAAATACTTTGGAAAATATGAAATATACTAGAGAGATTTTGAAGAAAATAGATGGTAGGGAAAATATACAGCTGGCTGTTGTTACAAGTAATTTTCATGTTTTTAGAGCTAAGTTTTTGGCTAAAAGATATGGATTTCAAGTTGAAGGTGTTCCTGCACCTGTAAACTATTTGCTTCTGCCTAATTATTGTGTAAGAGAATATTTTGGGGTTGTTAAATCTTTTATTTTTGATAGGTAG
- a CDS encoding DUF6385 domain-containing protein, whose translation MENTSIEIPASKCFSATNLSPKNIILNTLFTGLESDKDYKGYIFFDISNWLKDFHINSIILRLYLKKLKTFSLSPNLYISEVDKNICELNECSSPQTQISYTVNKDSHGSIDINIMDLFYDNNFDTIKNKLFMLSSNEKEKSLFIFGSNSTEDDKLSPKLLITCCDKQPKAIKHFMGVKEYHWTFDLYKSTVSEVVNTEDINEGTFFITNESNYPVAAAVQVSGNLVNWVTDTKVLVNPHTTNVLISRYYGKYSRLLLLCKNNAHIKVSFVFQFFK comes from the coding sequence ATGGAAAATACCTCTATAGAAATACCTGCTTCAAAATGTTTCTCCGCTACTAACTTAAGCCCTAAAAATATTATACTAAACACACTTTTTACTGGACTTGAGTCTGATAAAGATTATAAAGGTTATATCTTTTTTGATATTTCTAATTGGTTAAAGGATTTTCATATTAATTCTATAATTTTGAGATTATATTTAAAAAAGTTAAAGACATTCTCTCTGAGTCCTAATCTGTATATATCAGAAGTGGACAAAAATATTTGTGAATTAAATGAATGTAGTAGTCCACAAACTCAAATATCCTATACAGTAAATAAAGATTCTCATGGATCTATTGATATAAATATAATGGATCTATTTTATGATAATAATTTTGATACTATAAAAAATAAATTATTTATGTTAAGTTCTAATGAAAAAGAAAAATCACTTTTTATATTTGGCTCAAATTCCACGGAAGATGATAAATTAAGTCCTAAATTATTAATTACCTGCTGTGATAAGCAACCTAAAGCAATCAAACATTTTATGGGAGTAAAAGAGTATCATTGGACTTTTGATTTGTATAAAAGTACAGTTTCTGAAGTAGTGAATACTGAAGACATCAATGAAGGTACTTTTTTCATTACCAATGAAAGTAATTATCCAGTTGCTGCAGCAGTACAAGTTAGTGGTAATTTAGTGAACTGGGTCACTGATACAAAAGTTTTAGTTAATCCCCATACTACAAATGTTCTAATTTCAAGGTACTATGGTAAATACTCTAGATTACTTTTACTTTGTAAAAATAATGCTCATATAAAAGTATCCTTTGTATTTCAATTTTTCAAATAA
- a CDS encoding metallophosphoesterase family protein produces the protein MEHDSKGKIKTHSQREVSSASKKEGIILDLSDLHYTTDIDEKNEAYLLISDLKKVYFDNPESSIKLTDIDYVVISGDFVERGDSESSFEKAFKFIDILSKELKVPYQKIIIVPGNHDLSWNVTMSSYHLTIGTPGPNDKVVTNVGTDLFYLKRNDAEWYKKFTNYSRYLYEMLYKVPFPDNPKEQLKVILGDFIDNEKVAFFMLNTAAQIDQFNREVTYFDTDGLIKVSRQLPQSNIIKIAVGHHPVDLTNSYGNDIPFANALQNENFKIYLHGHVHRSISLDYLNPQNINPNMVMIGAGALSVGKSGLWPGVPERYNVIKISKTDKPNKILVSVNTRQREYIGSYWQPAYIYYIDGGKKLINIWSNVI, from the coding sequence ATGGAACATGATTCAAAAGGAAAAATAAAAACTCACTCACAAAGGGAAGTTAGTTCAGCATCTAAAAAAGAAGGAATTATACTAGATTTAAGTGATTTGCACTATACAACAGACATCGATGAAAAAAATGAAGCATACCTTTTAATAAGTGACTTAAAAAAGGTTTACTTTGACAATCCTGAAAGCAGCATAAAGCTAACTGATATTGATTACGTAGTAATTAGTGGAGATTTTGTTGAACGTGGCGATTCAGAATCATCCTTTGAAAAAGCATTCAAGTTTATAGATATATTGAGTAAAGAACTTAAAGTACCTTACCAAAAAATAATTATAGTACCTGGAAATCATGATTTAAGTTGGAATGTTACTATGAGCAGCTATCATTTAACTATCGGTACTCCTGGACCTAACGATAAAGTAGTTACTAATGTTGGAACTGATTTGTTTTATTTAAAAAGAAATGATGCAGAATGGTATAAAAAATTTACAAACTACAGCAGATATTTGTATGAGATGTTATATAAAGTCCCTTTCCCAGATAATCCTAAAGAACAGCTTAAAGTTATACTGGGGGATTTTATAGATAATGAAAAAGTAGCATTCTTCATGTTAAATACTGCTGCCCAAATTGACCAGTTCAATCGTGAAGTGACCTATTTTGATACGGATGGATTAATAAAGGTTTCAAGACAGTTGCCCCAGAGTAATATAATAAAAATAGCAGTAGGACATCATCCTGTAGATCTTACAAATAGCTATGGAAATGATATTCCATTTGCAAATGCACTGCAAAATGAAAATTTTAAAATTTACTTGCATGGCCATGTTCATAGGAGCATAAGTCTAGATTATCTAAACCCTCAAAATATAAATCCTAACATGGTTATGATTGGAGCTGGAGCCTTAAGCGTTGGAAAAAGCGGATTATGGCCGGGTGTTCCTGAAAGGTACAATGTAATAAAGATATCAAAAACAGATAAACCTAATAAAATACTTGTATCAGTAAATACCCGTCAGCGGGAGTATATAGGAAGTTACTGGCAGCCAGCATATATATACTATATAGATGGTGGAAAAAAGCTGATTAATATATGGAGTAATGTTATATAA
- a CDS encoding four-helix bundle copper-binding protein produces MNSTLMAPNAQYQSCIDSCNKCMQLCEECFRMCLSEPDVKAREHCIVDLVDCAEICRTAATTMARRGYHANDICNLCAIICDECASECSKFNDEHCRMCADACRQCADECRRMRAM; encoded by the coding sequence ATGAATTCAACTTTAATGGCTCCAAATGCTCAGTATCAATCATGTATTGATTCTTGCAATAAATGTATGCAATTATGTGAAGAATGTTTCAGAATGTGCCTGTCAGAACCAGATGTAAAGGCAAGAGAACATTGTATAGTTGATTTAGTTGATTGTGCAGAAATTTGTAGAACAGCTGCAACTACTATGGCTAGAAGAGGATATCATGCAAATGATATTTGTAATTTGTGTGCAATAATTTGTGATGAATGTGCATCTGAATGCAGTAAATTCAACGATGAACACTGTAGAATGTGTGCAGATGCATGTCGTCAATGTGCTGATGAGTGTAGAAGAATGAGGGCTATGTAA